In the Malania oleifera isolate guangnan ecotype guangnan chromosome 1, ASM2987363v1, whole genome shotgun sequence genome, one interval contains:
- the LOC131159532 gene encoding putative pentatricopeptide repeat-containing protein At3g11460, mitochondrial codes for MTKANRFLNFQISNGCNATTPWNTHLRELAKHGHFREGLILYRQMLRSGDSPNAFSFPFALKSCAALSLPAAGAQLHGHVIKTGCVSEPFVQSSLIALYSKCSLIENARKVFDEVAYLTKSTVCHNALISGFTLNSRYSDAVSLFCFMRRMGVPCDAVTMLGLVPVCTLSVHLELGMCIHACNVKFGLDNDVAVGNCLLTMYVRCGSVGLARKLFNEMPKKELITWNAMISGYAQNGLAANVLELYREMDSMGICADAVTLLGVLSSCAHLGAQSVGREVERRIECGGFGLNPFLKNALINMYARCGNLVKARAIFDDMPVKSLISWTAIIGGYGMHGHGEIAVQLFDKMVRAGVQPDGTVFVCVLSACSHAGLTDKGLDYFAAMGTNYGLQPGLEHYSCMVDLLGRAGRFDEARNLIESMSMEPDGAVWGALLGACKIHKNVDLAELAFERVNELEPMNIGYYVLLSNIYSEAKNSDGVLRIRVMMRERKLRKEPGCSYVEHKGRMHLFLAGDRTHPQTEEIYRMLEHLEDLVKELGGSKSSDEERCDEELMTGMGVHSEKLAIAFGLLNTEAGAEIVIIKNLRVCGDCHVFIKLVSKILDRHFVVRDATRFHHFEDGVCSCKDYW; via the coding sequence ATGACCAAGGCTAacagatttttgaattttcaaatatcAAACGGTTGCAACGCAACTACCCCATGGAACACGCATCTGAGAGAGCTTGCAAAGCACGGCCACTTTCGAGAAGGCCTCATACTCTACCGCCAAATGCTCCGTTCCGGCGACTCCCCCAACGCGTTTTCCTTCCCCTTCGCCCTCAAATCGTGTGCCGCCCTCTCGCTCCCAGCTGCCGGCGCCCAGCTCCATGGACATGTCATCAAGACGGGGTGCGTATCCGAACCTTTTGTTCAGAGCTCTCTGATAGCCTTGTATTCTAAATGCTCTCTAATTGAGAATGCACGCAAAGTGTTTGATGAAGTCGCTTACTTAACAAAATCAACAGTTTGTCACAATGCGTTGATTTCTGGGTTCACCTTGAATTCTCGATATAGTGATGCTGTTTCACTTTTTTGTTTCATGAGGAGAATGGGTGTTCCGTGCGATGCAGTTACAATGCTTGGTCTAGTCCCTGTTTGTACCCTTTCCGTACACTTGGAGCTGGGCATGTGCATTCATGCTTGTAATGTGAAGTTTGGATTGGACAATGATGTAGCTGTTGGGAATTGTTTGCTTACTATGTACGTGCGATGTGGGTCAGTTGGTCTTGCTcgaaagttatttaatgaaatgCCTAAAAAGGAATTGATAACTTGGAATGCGATGATTTCTGGGTATGCCCAAAATGGGCTTGCTGCCAATGTTTTGGAACTTTATCGTGAGATGGACTCTATGGGAATTTGTGCTGATGCCGTAACTCTTCTTGGGGTTCTCTCGTCCTGTGCTCATCTTGGTGCCCAAAGTGTTGGTCGGGAGGTAGAACGGCGGATAGAGTGTGGTGGATTTGGTTTGAATCCATTTTTGAAGAATGCGCTAATTAATATGTATGCCAGGTGTGGTAATCTGGTAAAGGCTCGTGCAATTTTTGATGACATGCCTGTGAAAAGCCTAATTTCGTGGACAGCAATTATAGGTGGTTACGGAATGCATGGACATGGAGAAATTGCTGTACAACTTTTTGACAAAATGGTCAGGGCTGGTGTTCAACCTGATGGAACAGTGTTTGTGTGTGTTTTGTCAGCGTGTAGCCATGCAGGGCTGACTGATAAGGGCTTGGATTATTTTGCTGCAATGGGAACAAATTATGGGCTGCAACCAGGACTAGAGCATTACTCTTGCATGGTGGATCTTTTAGGTCGGGCCGGTCGATTTGATGAAGCTCGTAATCTCATTGAGTCAATGTCCATGGAACCTGATGGTGCTGTATGGGGGGCCCTTTTGGGTGCTTGTAAGATACACAAAAATGTTGATCTTGCAGAGCTTGCTTTTGAGCGGGTTAATGAGCTTGAACCCATGAATATTGGCTACTATGTCCTGCTATCAAATATATATTCTGAGGCGAAGAACTCGGATGGGGTGTTAAGGATTCGAGTAATGATGAGAGAGCGGAAGCTCAGAAAAGAGCCAGGTTGTAGCTATGTTGAGCATAAGGGAAGGATGCACCTCTTCTTGGCTGGGGATAGAACTCATCCTCAAACAGAGGAGATTTACAGAATGTTGGAGCATTTGGAGGATTTAGTTAAGGAACTCGGTGGGTCCAAAAGTAGTGATGAGGAGAGATGTGATGAAGAGCTCATGACTGGCATGGGAGTACACAGTGAAAAGTTGGCGATTGCATTTGGACTCTTAAACACCGAAGCAGGGGCAGAGATTGTCATAATAAAGAACCTGAGAGTATGTGGAGACTGTCACGTGTTTATCAAGTTGGTTAGCAAGATTCTGGATCGCCATTTTGTTGTTAGAGATGCAACTCGTTTCCATCATTTTGAGGATGGGGTCTGTTCTTGCAAGGACTACTGGTGA